From a region of the Sporosarcina ureilytica genome:
- a CDS encoding glycoside hydrolase family 18 protein: protein MEIYVTQSGDTLSKIAQQFQVTVEQIENANELENPDALVVGMALVIPTPEQQHIVQPGESLWQIAARYNVPLQSIIQANFIQNPNMILQPGTRLTIPPRKPVIDVNAYTLNPGEVGANEIHEVGPDLTYCMPFTYSFNEDGTLNEMDDAAIIRAAYEERVVPVLCLTNFSATETGTQLAHALLANPTTQNKLLTNLLAVMKEKGYAGINIDFENVQPSDRENYNQFLQRTVDRLHPEGYFVSTAVAPKTSAEQKGLLYEAHDYEAHGRIVDFVILMTYEWGYRFGPPQAISPINQIKRVLDYAVTVIPRDKIFLGFQIYARDWRIPHVEGQEAETFSQQEAVRRATEFEAAIQYDEVAQTPFFRYTDNEGQQHEVWFEDARSAQAKFDLVKAYNLRGISYWVLGYPFPQNWLLLEDNFIIRKRI, encoded by the coding sequence ATGGAAATCTACGTAACTCAAAGTGGAGATACATTGTCAAAAATTGCCCAACAATTTCAAGTGACAGTTGAACAAATTGAAAATGCCAATGAATTAGAAAATCCAGATGCATTGGTTGTTGGCATGGCCCTTGTGATACCAACCCCGGAACAGCAACATATCGTCCAACCCGGGGAAAGTTTATGGCAAATTGCCGCACGGTACAACGTGCCTTTACAATCGATTATTCAAGCAAACTTCATTCAGAATCCCAATATGATCTTACAACCAGGCACAAGATTAACCATTCCACCTCGTAAACCTGTCATAGATGTAAATGCATACACACTCAATCCCGGAGAAGTTGGCGCGAATGAAATTCATGAAGTTGGACCAGATCTTACGTATTGTATGCCATTTACGTACAGCTTTAATGAAGACGGGACTTTAAATGAAATGGACGACGCTGCGATTATTAGAGCAGCCTATGAAGAGAGAGTCGTTCCTGTTTTATGCCTAACAAACTTTAGTGCAACAGAAACCGGCACTCAACTCGCTCATGCACTTTTAGCAAATCCTACTACTCAAAATAAATTATTAACAAATCTTTTGGCTGTTATGAAAGAAAAAGGCTATGCCGGGATTAATATCGATTTTGAAAACGTGCAACCTTCTGATCGTGAAAACTACAATCAGTTTTTGCAAAGAACAGTAGACAGACTCCATCCTGAAGGATATTTTGTTTCCACTGCTGTTGCCCCGAAAACAAGCGCCGAACAGAAAGGTCTGTTATATGAAGCGCATGATTACGAAGCACACGGAAGAATTGTTGATTTCGTCATATTGATGACGTACGAATGGGGGTATCGATTTGGACCGCCACAAGCAATTTCACCAATCAATCAAATTAAAAGAGTCCTCGATTATGCGGTTACTGTCATTCCGAGAGACAAAATTTTTTTAGGTTTTCAAATTTATGCCCGCGATTGGCGCATCCCTCATGTTGAAGGCCAAGAAGCGGAAACGTTTAGTCAGCAAGAGGCTGTTCGCAGGGCTACTGAATTCGAAGCTGCTATTCAATATGATGAAGTAGCGCAAACTCCTTTTTTCCGGTATACCGATAACGAGGGACAACAACACGAAGTATGGTTTGAAGATGCTCGCAGTGCACAGGCGAAATTTGATTTAGTTAAAGCATATAATTTGCGTGGCATCAGCTACTGGGTACTCGGCTATCCATTCCCGCAAAATTGGTTGCTTCTGGAAGATAACTTTATAATTAGAAAAAGAATCTAA
- a CDS encoding TIGR02206 family membrane protein codes for MAGKTASTFIMFSSSHVIAIITIIFSVLLVLLFSKRGAINRQHEQWFQRIFALSLLATEWLYYVWMTITANWNVSHSLPLELCSISLYVAIVLLWTNHRKLYPFVFFAGVGGALQAIVTPDLELGFPHFRFFHFFYTHGGIILTAFFFTWIKGHRPTLKGIIQTIIAINAIAVLVYLINIIVNGNYMFLKIKPKNGSLLDYLGSYPWYLLSLEGIALITFLLMWLLFRRKGVSETL; via the coding sequence ATGGCTGGAAAAACAGCATCGACGTTTATCATGTTTTCTTCTTCTCATGTTATTGCAATCATTACGATTATTTTTTCTGTTCTGCTCGTTTTGTTATTCAGCAAACGTGGGGCGATAAACCGACAACACGAGCAATGGTTTCAACGGATTTTTGCATTGTCTCTGTTAGCGACGGAATGGCTTTATTATGTATGGATGACAATAACGGCGAACTGGAATGTTAGCCATTCATTACCGCTTGAATTATGTAGTATTAGTCTATACGTGGCAATCGTCTTATTATGGACGAATCATCGAAAACTTTATCCTTTTGTCTTTTTTGCAGGTGTTGGAGGAGCACTTCAGGCAATTGTCACACCAGATTTAGAACTTGGTTTTCCACATTTTAGATTTTTCCATTTTTTCTATACACATGGCGGAATTATTCTAACAGCATTTTTTTTTACATGGATAAAGGGTCATCGACCAACGTTAAAAGGCATTATTCAAACGATTATAGCTATAAACGCCATCGCAGTCCTTGTCTATCTCATTAATATAATCGTCAATGGCAATTATATGTTTTTAAAAATAAAGCCTAAAAATGGAAGTTTACTTGACTATTTAGGCTCTTATCCTTGGTATCTACTATCTTTAGAAGGAATTGCCCTCATTACTTTTCTTCTGATGTGGTTGCTTTTCAGAAGAAAGGGTGTATCTGAGACGTTATAG
- the fni gene encoding type 2 isopentenyl-diphosphate Delta-isomerase gives MSHSIHQRKTEHIQISLEEHVTGNAITTGFEKVGFVHNALPEIDFNEITIETNFLQNSCKTPFLISSMTGGAKFAGTINHHLAEAAEEKGWAFALGSTRAMIESEAYRSSFQLRKIAPTIPIIANLGAVQLNYGFGAEECKKIIEWTESNALVLHLNSIQEVIQPEGDVNFKGLLNKIEKLTSSLSVPVGVKEVGWGIDGQTAKKLNEVGISFIDVAGAGGTSWSQVEKYRTTDDLKRIAAEAFTEWGIPTVNCIQSVRSALSHVPLIASGGVKNGVEAAKAIALGADMVGFGRSILKEATTSTEEVLKVMEARELELKIAMFGIGAGSLEALKNTDRLTISK, from the coding sequence ATGTCTCATTCCATACATCAACGAAAAACAGAACATATACAAATTTCATTAGAAGAACATGTGACGGGAAATGCAATTACGACTGGGTTTGAAAAAGTCGGGTTCGTACATAATGCTTTACCAGAAATCGATTTTAACGAAATAACAATTGAAACGAATTTTTTACAAAATAGCTGTAAAACTCCTTTTTTAATTAGTTCAATGACGGGCGGCGCAAAGTTTGCAGGAACGATTAACCATCATTTGGCGGAGGCAGCTGAAGAAAAAGGATGGGCATTTGCATTAGGGTCGACGCGCGCAATGATCGAGAGTGAAGCATATCGCTCTTCATTTCAATTAAGAAAAATTGCTCCGACAATCCCAATTATTGCAAATCTAGGGGCAGTACAGTTAAATTACGGTTTTGGTGCAGAAGAATGCAAGAAAATAATAGAGTGGACAGAGTCGAATGCACTCGTTTTGCATTTAAATAGCATCCAAGAAGTGATTCAACCTGAAGGAGATGTAAATTTTAAAGGGTTATTAAACAAAATTGAAAAACTGACATCATCTTTATCTGTTCCGGTCGGTGTGAAAGAGGTAGGTTGGGGAATTGACGGTCAAACCGCGAAGAAATTGAATGAAGTAGGGATTTCTTTTATTGATGTTGCGGGTGCTGGTGGCACTTCGTGGAGTCAAGTAGAGAAATATCGGACAACAGATGACCTCAAAAGAATTGCAGCTGAAGCATTTACAGAGTGGGGGATTCCTACTGTAAATTGTATCCAATCCGTTAGAAGTGCACTTTCTCATGTCCCGCTTATTGCGAGTGGGGGCGTAAAAAACGGTGTAGAGGCGGCAAAAGCGATTGCGTTGGGTGCCGATATGGTTGGATTCGGTCGTTCAATTTTAAAAGAAGCCACTACCTCAACTGAAGAAGTATTAAAAGTGATGGAAGCACGAGAATTAGAATTGAAAATTGCGATGTTTGGCATTGGTGCGGGATCCTTAGAAGCATTGAAAAATACAGACCGCTTGACCATTTCAAAATAA
- a CDS encoding RNA-guided endonuclease InsQ/TnpB family protein: MTTITAKIQIYVPDHDVEILKSTTNTYRQACNWLSEKIFQTKVLNLVNLNNLYYKNLREIFGLKSQMAQSAIRTVVARYKSAKSNGHKWSQVHFQLPEYDLVWNRDYSLNQDVFSVNTLSGRLKLKFEKKAMKRYFNGTWKFGTAKLVHQFNKWFLHIPMTKKFAKLDQRNVNHVVGIDLGVNFLATTYDSHGKTTFFSGKQIKQKRGQYKALRKQLAKKQTASARSRIKVIGSRENRYVTDVNHQITKALVERYPRGTCFVLEDLTGVRKATEKVCVKNRYVNVSWAFHQFREMLTYKAAMNGRLVIVVNPAYTSQTCPKCGHREKANRNKRTHTFCCKNCTYTSNDDRIGAMNLHDKGIKTLRGGTILA, translated from the coding sequence ATGACGACAATTACGGCTAAAATTCAAATTTACGTGCCTGACCATGACGTTGAAATCCTTAAATCAACAACAAATACTTACCGACAGGCATGTAATTGGTTAAGTGAAAAAATCTTTCAAACGAAAGTGCTGAATCTGGTTAATTTAAACAATCTGTACTATAAAAACCTTCGTGAAATCTTCGGCTTAAAAAGCCAAATGGCACAATCGGCAATAAGAACGGTTGTTGCTAGATATAAATCCGCCAAATCAAACGGTCATAAATGGTCCCAAGTTCATTTTCAGCTGCCCGAATATGATCTCGTTTGGAATCGTGATTACTCGCTCAATCAAGACGTATTTTCAGTCAACACTTTAAGTGGTCGTTTAAAGCTCAAGTTCGAGAAAAAAGCAATGAAACGTTATTTTAATGGTACTTGGAAATTTGGGACAGCTAAACTTGTCCATCAATTTAACAAATGGTTTCTTCACATCCCCATGACTAAAAAATTTGCGAAACTAGACCAACGAAACGTAAATCATGTTGTCGGCATTGATCTCGGTGTAAACTTTCTCGCAACCACTTACGATAGCCACGGTAAAACAACCTTTTTCAGCGGCAAACAAATTAAACAGAAGCGCGGACAATATAAAGCACTGCGCAAACAACTCGCCAAAAAACAAACCGCTTCAGCACGTTCGAGAATCAAAGTAATTGGTTCAAGAGAAAACCGTTATGTGACGGATGTCAATCATCAAATCACAAAGGCACTCGTTGAACGCTACCCAAGAGGGACTTGTTTTGTGCTCGAAGATTTGACAGGTGTACGTAAGGCGACTGAAAAAGTGTGCGTTAAAAATAGATACGTAAACGTGTCCTGGGCATTCCATCAATTTCGCGAAATGTTAACATACAAAGCAGCGATGAATGGACGATTAGTCATCGTTGTAAACCCTGCTTATACATCTCAAACATGTCCAAAATGCGGACACAGGGAGAAAGCAAATCGCAATAAGAGAACGCATACTTTTTGTTGTAAAAACTGCACATACACATCAAATGATGACCGTATTGGCGCAATGAATCTCCACGATAAAGGAATTAAAACTTTGCGTGGCGGTACGATTTTGGCATGA
- a CDS encoding DUF1540 domain-containing protein yields MAQEILCEVNNCKFWSNGNKCSAKSIYVVSQKGKRAKSSEETDCKTFVPRD; encoded by the coding sequence ATGGCACAAGAGATTTTATGTGAAGTTAATAATTGTAAGTTTTGGAGTAACGGGAATAAATGTAGCGCAAAATCAATTTATGTTGTGAGCCAAAAAGGCAAACGAGCAAAAAGTAGTGAAGAAACGGATTGTAAAACATTTGTGCCAAGGGATTAA
- a CDS encoding rRNA methyltransferase, giving the protein MWKNINGKLVHVTDESRVKFRTNISKSMLNKLREIAKENNTHVNYLLETGLTETLTLGAITIDKKKRPKDRVQYKTTYDRELLEKIRTFAVKNNVYVNDVIEYSVRFIDIENSKRQGYKHRIVKKSKDDFSKFNEK; this is encoded by the coding sequence ATGTGGAAAAATATAAATGGAAAACTTGTTCATGTAACGGATGAATCTAGGGTGAAATTTAGGACAAATATTAGTAAATCTATGTTAAATAAGTTAAGAGAGATTGCTAAAGAAAATAATACACATGTAAACTATTTACTTGAAACTGGATTAACAGAGACTCTGACACTTGGTGCGATTACGATAGATAAAAAGAAAAGGCCAAAAGATCGGGTACAATATAAAACGACTTACGATCGGGAATTATTAGAAAAAATACGTACTTTTGCTGTGAAAAACAATGTTTATGTAAATGATGTTATTGAATATAGCGTTCGGTTTATTGATATCGAAAATAGTAAAAGACAAGGCTATAAACATCGTATTGTGAAAAAGAGTAAAGACGATTTTTCTAAATTCAATGAGAAATAG
- a CDS encoding EcsC family protein has protein sequence MIDYTKQVEQELQFWKHKITRRSSLINRLSKKTQTKVNTFIPEKVHHVISESMKHMVKVTLIGSNFTTKKQQAIGFSLYERDELMEEKLATFRKTAVVEGAGTGAGGILLGLADFPLLLSIKMKFLFEVAAVYGFDTNEYEERLFLLHIFQLAFSSDEIRNETLFIIENWDRQKHLIADMDWRDFQQEYRDHIDLVKMFQLIPGIGAIVGAFANYNLLDQLGETAKNAYRLRYLQEFYSGRR, from the coding sequence TTGATTGACTATACAAAGCAAGTCGAGCAAGAATTGCAATTTTGGAAACATAAAATTACAAGGCGTTCTAGTCTTATAAATCGACTGTCAAAGAAAACTCAAACGAAAGTGAATACATTCATTCCTGAAAAGGTTCATCATGTCATCTCGGAAAGCATGAAACATATGGTGAAAGTAACCCTAATCGGTTCAAACTTCACAACGAAAAAACAGCAGGCAATTGGTTTTAGTCTTTATGAGCGTGATGAGCTTATGGAGGAAAAACTTGCTACTTTTCGAAAGACGGCTGTCGTTGAAGGTGCTGGTACGGGAGCCGGGGGGATTTTGCTTGGTCTTGCCGACTTTCCATTATTATTATCCATCAAAATGAAATTTCTGTTTGAAGTAGCAGCTGTTTATGGATTTGATACGAATGAATATGAAGAGCGTCTTTTCTTATTACACATATTTCAACTCGCTTTTTCAAGCGATGAAATACGGAATGAGACACTCTTCATTATTGAGAATTGGGATCGCCAAAAACATTTAATTGCGGATATGGACTGGAGAGACTTTCAACAAGAATACCGCGACCATATCGATTTGGTAAAAATGTTTCAGTTAATCCCTGGAATTGGTGCCATCGTAGGCGCTTTTGCGAACTATAATTTACTTGACCAACTTGGGGAAACTGCCAAGAACGCGTATCGATTAAGATATTTACAAGAATTTTATAGTGGCCGTAGATGA
- a CDS encoding TolB domain-containing protein, which yields MISIRKIIQTLLVIFLTFSASLHSEAKPHLVKLAFIRDGHLWIKMDDHEQKITDESATYNYPPKWSFDGKMLLYEKEVTRKNKDTQNEIWVYELETEKHRKIFYNGQNPKWSPIENIVSFNDGGVLNISDFTSFPSFYNIALGVDDYEWHPDGKGFIASSSASLRPDGWTHPVLYTISIEEGYQHITDLTTNVKKLFVIPKEVGINNTTIISISAQQFAYSPNKDWISFIISPTASWSMDSDMLAVISADGKEFEVIDEVILDFTPKWAFNKNLLGYIAGGGRIVFGFKNKDLKVTELPTKQSVKLTPKNYAEMGFTWVNDSSLIVSRVPESEWSNSSEKRPKPSLYFVTLTGREQIKITTPPKNEGDYLPIFIPAINKITWLRKNDIANEKANLFIANADGSNAVIWVQDIELYSIYIPKY from the coding sequence GTGATTTCCATAAGAAAGATCATACAAACTTTACTGGTCATTTTTTTAACTTTTTCTGCCAGTCTGCATTCAGAAGCAAAGCCGCATCTTGTAAAATTAGCATTTATTCGCGACGGCCACTTATGGATAAAAATGGACGACCATGAACAGAAAATTACAGATGAAAGCGCAACTTATAATTATCCGCCAAAATGGTCTTTTGATGGAAAAATGCTGTTGTATGAGAAAGAAGTCACACGTAAGAACAAGGATACACAAAATGAAATATGGGTATATGAACTTGAAACAGAAAAACACCGCAAGATTTTTTATAATGGGCAAAACCCGAAATGGTCTCCAATAGAGAATATTGTCTCCTTTAACGATGGTGGTGTATTAAACATCTCTGATTTCACAAGTTTCCCAAGCTTCTATAATATTGCTTTAGGCGTGGACGATTATGAATGGCATCCAGACGGTAAAGGTTTTATTGCGTCTTCAAGTGCCTCTCTTCGTCCGGATGGTTGGACCCACCCTGTGCTTTATACGATTTCGATTGAAGAAGGTTACCAACATATAACCGATTTAACGACAAATGTGAAGAAACTATTCGTCATTCCAAAAGAGGTGGGCATTAACAATACAACGATTATTTCAATTAGTGCACAACAGTTTGCGTATTCCCCAAATAAAGACTGGATTTCTTTCATTATTTCCCCAACTGCTTCATGGTCGATGGATAGCGATATGCTTGCAGTTATTTCTGCGGATGGCAAAGAATTCGAAGTAATTGACGAAGTCATCCTTGACTTTACACCGAAATGGGCATTTAACAAAAATTTACTTGGCTATATTGCCGGCGGCGGACGAATTGTATTTGGTTTTAAAAATAAGGATTTGAAAGTGACCGAACTCCCTACGAAGCAATCAGTAAAGTTAACCCCCAAAAATTATGCAGAAATGGGGTTTACCTGGGTCAATGATTCATCACTGATTGTTTCCAGAGTACCCGAAAGTGAATGGTCAAATTCATCAGAAAAACGACCAAAACCATCTTTATATTTCGTAACCCTAACCGGACGAGAACAAATCAAAATAACGACACCACCAAAGAATGAAGGCGATTATCTTCCTATATTTATACCAGCAATCAATAAAATTACTTGGTTAAGAAAAAATGACATCGCGAATGAAAAGGCCAATTTATTTATCGCTAATGCTGATGGCAGCAATGCAGTGATTTGGGTCCAAGATATTGAATTGTATAGTATTTATATTCCAAAATATTAA
- a CDS encoding amino acid permease: protein MQEQTLDRGLKNRHVQLIAIGGAIGTGLFLGAGKSIHLTGPSILFAYIITGIIGFLIMRALGELLLSNLNYNSFVDFVQDYFGNMAAFITGWTYWFCWVSIAMADLTAVGIYIQYWFPTVPQWMPALIALVVLLVMNLATVKLFGEMEFWFALIKVIAILALIIVGLFMIFTGFTSNVGTASFSNLWSHGGMFPNGAFGFILSFQMVVFAFAGIELVGLTASETKNPEKVIPMAINNIPIRILIFYIGALAVIMSIYPWYEVSPTESPFVRVFAAVGILGAAGVVNFVVLTSAASAGNSALFSTSRMMYGLGKTNNAPATMTKLTKTKVPANALLTSTAVIFISVVLNYVMPENVFTLITSIATVCFLFIWGIIVLSHLKYRYTRPELAKKSKFKLPLFPITNYLILAFLLFIAVVLGLAEDTRIALFFTPVWFCLLIGIYKLRISKMPTHAVNNLADKTD from the coding sequence ATGCAAGAGCAAACGTTAGACAGAGGGTTGAAAAATAGGCATGTGCAGCTTATCGCGATTGGTGGGGCAATCGGGACGGGGTTGTTTTTAGGGGCGGGTAAATCCATACATTTAACCGGGCCTTCCATATTATTTGCCTATATTATTACAGGGATTATTGGTTTTCTTATTATGAGGGCACTTGGTGAGTTGTTATTATCCAATTTGAACTACAATTCTTTTGTAGATTTTGTACAAGATTATTTTGGCAATATGGCCGCCTTTATTACAGGATGGACGTATTGGTTTTGTTGGGTTTCAATTGCGATGGCGGATTTAACAGCAGTCGGAATTTACATTCAGTATTGGTTTCCAACCGTGCCGCAGTGGATGCCGGCGTTAATTGCACTTGTCGTTTTGTTAGTAATGAACTTAGCAACTGTAAAGCTTTTCGGTGAAATGGAATTCTGGTTTGCTTTAATTAAAGTCATTGCCATTCTCGCGTTGATTATTGTAGGCCTGTTTATGATTTTTACCGGCTTTACGAGTAACGTTGGAACAGCTAGTTTTTCTAATTTATGGTCACATGGTGGGATGTTCCCGAACGGAGCTTTTGGATTTATACTATCCTTTCAAATGGTTGTATTCGCTTTTGCGGGTATTGAACTCGTTGGGTTGACGGCTAGCGAGACAAAAAATCCTGAGAAAGTGATTCCGATGGCGATAAATAATATCCCAATAAGAATACTTATCTTCTATATTGGGGCGCTTGCGGTTATTATGAGTATTTATCCATGGTATGAAGTAAGCCCAACTGAAAGTCCGTTTGTAAGAGTTTTCGCGGCAGTCGGAATTTTAGGTGCAGCTGGTGTTGTTAACTTTGTCGTCTTGACATCTGCAGCCTCTGCCGGAAACAGTGCGTTATTTAGTACGAGCCGTATGATGTATGGACTGGGTAAAACGAATAATGCACCTGCCACAATGACAAAACTCACAAAGACTAAAGTGCCTGCAAATGCTTTGTTAACATCAACCGCCGTCATCTTTATTTCCGTTGTCCTGAACTATGTCATGCCGGAAAATGTATTTACGCTAATTACAAGTATTGCAACCGTATGTTTCTTATTTATTTGGGGCATTATCGTTCTAAGCCATTTGAAATATCGTTATACAAGACCTGAATTAGCGAAGAAAAGCAAATTTAAATTACCGCTTTTTCCAATTACAAATTACTTAATTCTAGCGTTTCTATTATTCATTGCTGTTGTTCTTGGGCTTGCCGAAGATACGCGTATTGCATTATTTTTCACTCCAGTGTGGTTTTGTCTATTGATTGGCATATATAAGTTACGTATTAGCAAAATGCCGACCCATGCAGTGAATAATTTGGCCGATAAAACGGACTAA
- a CDS encoding aminotransferase class I/II-fold pyridoxal phosphate-dependent enzyme — protein MRIEPSQKMSIFKPAIFGKLKAAAELKKEMGTEIINLSLGSPDLPPAEKVRQVLSDKSAMENSYGYTLGGTQRFHDAVANYYKRRSNVLLNPDTEILKTMGSQEGLVHLPFAFCDDGDIVLTTNPAYVAYEAGIKLAGALPYEMPLRAENNFLPNLEAIPEDIAKKAKMLILNLPGNPVPSMPTTAFFEKVIAFAKKYNIIVLHDAAYSEFYFKGDRPFSFLSIPGAKDVGIEINSLSKSFSLAGARIAYIVGNAEIIRIMKEFKSNLDYGTFEPIQEAGATALDNAEEITEHLRQTFRQRHLTLTDGLKEIGWTVTPSDGGMFVWAKYPYDMNDVDFVFEAIEQTGVVMVPGSIFGSEGEGYVRIALVQEVTELEKAVEQLANLKILSQVE, from the coding sequence TTGAGAATCGAACCTTCACAAAAAATGTCAATCTTCAAACCAGCTATTTTTGGAAAATTAAAAGCAGCGGCAGAACTAAAAAAAGAAATGGGAACTGAAATTATAAATTTAAGCTTAGGTAGCCCCGATTTGCCACCAGCTGAAAAAGTTAGACAAGTGCTTTCAGATAAAAGTGCCATGGAAAATTCATACGGTTATACGCTTGGTGGAACACAACGTTTTCATGATGCTGTCGCTAATTATTATAAAAGACGATCAAACGTATTATTGAATCCGGATACTGAAATATTAAAAACGATGGGATCACAAGAAGGGCTTGTCCATTTGCCATTTGCTTTTTGTGATGATGGAGATATTGTTTTAACGACCAATCCTGCTTATGTTGCCTACGAAGCGGGGATTAAATTAGCAGGAGCACTTCCCTATGAAATGCCTCTACGCGCAGAAAACAACTTTTTGCCTAATTTAGAAGCCATTCCTGAAGACATCGCTAAAAAAGCGAAAATGCTTATTTTAAATTTACCAGGGAACCCGGTCCCATCAATGCCAACAACAGCATTTTTTGAAAAGGTAATTGCTTTTGCTAAGAAATATAATATTATCGTTTTGCATGATGCGGCTTATTCTGAGTTTTATTTCAAAGGAGATCGGCCTTTTAGCTTCCTTTCAATACCCGGCGCTAAAGACGTAGGAATTGAAATTAATTCACTGTCAAAAAGCTTTAGTTTAGCTGGAGCACGAATCGCTTATATCGTAGGGAATGCAGAAATCATTCGCATTATGAAAGAATTCAAATCTAATTTAGATTACGGAACATTTGAGCCAATTCAAGAAGCGGGCGCAACGGCTTTGGATAACGCCGAAGAAATAACAGAACACTTACGCCAAACGTTTAGACAACGCCATCTTACATTAACAGATGGACTGAAAGAAATTGGTTGGACTGTCACACCGTCAGATGGGGGCATGTTCGTATGGGCAAAATACCCATATGACATGAATGATGTCGATTTTGTATTCGAAGCGATTGAACAAACTGGTGTCGTGATGGTTCCCGGTAGCATATTCGGATCTGAAGGAGAGGGCTATGTCCGCATTGCACTCGTTCAAGAAGTGACTGAATTAGAAAAAGCAGTCGAACAATTAGCGAATTTGAAGATTTTATCACAAGTGGAATGA
- a CDS encoding CHY zinc finger protein — protein MVEIFGQLVDDQTRCKHYHTEKDIIAIKFKCCDKYYPCYKCHEESEDHPIVVWPKDAFNEKAILCGVCKKEHTINEYLSTNHCLTCESSFNERCAYHYHLYFEVENNIHCDKSNSL, from the coding sequence ATGGTAGAGATATTTGGGCAGCTCGTTGACGATCAGACGCGATGCAAACATTATCATACGGAAAAAGACATTATCGCCATCAAGTTTAAATGTTGCGATAAATATTATCCTTGCTACAAGTGTCATGAAGAATCTGAGGACCATCCGATTGTTGTATGGCCAAAAGATGCATTTAATGAGAAGGCGATTCTGTGCGGTGTATGTAAAAAAGAACATACAATCAATGAATATCTTTCTACAAATCATTGTTTAACCTGTGAATCGTCTTTCAATGAAAGATGCGCTTATCATTATCATCTTTACTTTGAAGTAGAGAACAATATACATTGTGATAAAAGTAATTCGCTATAA
- a CDS encoding PadR family transcriptional regulator has protein sequence MDVKLYLPIEKVLKTYIPMTETAFYILLSLKVPRHGYGIIKNVEEITDGRLVLGSGTIYGTLTKMQRDAIITVYADEKRKKIYEVTEVGKALMRHEIARLKELYANALKHEGEFQ, from the coding sequence ATGGATGTGAAATTATATTTGCCAATTGAAAAAGTACTTAAAACGTACATTCCAATGACGGAAACAGCATTTTATATTTTATTATCACTAAAAGTTCCAAGGCATGGTTATGGTATTATAAAAAATGTCGAAGAAATAACAGATGGCCGACTAGTACTCGGTTCCGGTACGATTTATGGTACTTTAACGAAAATGCAGCGTGATGCCATCATTACCGTGTATGCAGATGAAAAGCGCAAGAAAATTTATGAAGTGACGGAAGTAGGAAAAGCGCTAATGCGTCATGAAATTGCAAGGTTAAAAGAATTGTATGCAAACGCTCTAAAACATGAGGGGGAGTTTCAATGA